One genomic region from Campylobacter concisus encodes:
- a CDS encoding NAD(P)H-dependent oxidoreductase, whose amino-acid sequence MNYLEILKFRHACKVFDKSKKIGAGEFDFILEAGRLSPSSTGLEQWDILVVQNKELREKIKALSWNQAQITSCSHLVVVLAKIKEVKFGSTYVNKMIARNTNKDPEAIAARQKFYHDFLLANFKNDDELTFQWSHEQCMIIATNMMNAAASLGIDSCPIEGFDRYALNELLGLDESFQRVAIMVPFGYRLNPQPKKLRREISDIVTWIY is encoded by the coding sequence ATGAATTATCTTGAAATTTTAAAATTTCGTCATGCTTGCAAGGTTTTTGACAAAAGTAAAAAAATCGGTGCTGGAGAGTTTGATTTTATACTAGAGGCTGGTAGGTTAAGTCCCAGCTCAACCGGCCTTGAGCAGTGGGATATCTTAGTCGTTCAAAATAAAGAGCTTAGAGAAAAAATAAAAGCTCTTTCATGGAATCAAGCACAAATCACATCTTGCTCGCATTTAGTTGTCGTTTTAGCTAAGATCAAAGAGGTGAAATTTGGAAGCACATATGTTAATAAAATGATCGCTAGAAATACCAATAAAGATCCTGAAGCAATTGCTGCAAGGCAAAAATTTTATCACGACTTTTTGCTAGCAAATTTTAAAAATGATGATGAGCTAACATTTCAGTGGTCACATGAGCAGTGCATGATAATTGCCACAAATATGATGAATGCAGCCGCGAGTTTGGGCATTGATAGTTGTCCGATAGAAGGCTTTGACAGATACGCTTTAAATGAACTTTTGGGGCTTGATGAGAGCTTTCAAAGAGTGGCTATCATGGTGCCATTTGGCTACCGCCTAAATCCACAACCAAAAAAACTTCGTAGAGAAATTTCTGATATCGTTACTTGGATCTATTAA
- the selD gene encoding selenide, water dikinase SelD, translating to MIYHDKKLTQFVRAAGUAAKLDPSGLNKTISSLNLSHPNLLSSTNSNEDASVFKISSDLALVQTLDFITPVVNDPFIYGQIAAANSLSDVFAMGGEVINALNIVGFDSCNLAPEILGEILQGGADKVKECGGIIVGGHTIETQQMYYGLSVTGRVHPDKFWANNTAINGNVLILTKPLGSGILSTAIKADLLSMEQIKEAATIMAQLNFYALKALDGIKVYGATDVTGFGFLGHLSEMLNEKISFEIYEKNVPIIASAKEFADMGIIPEGSYKNREFAKHFVDKEADILLFDAQTSGGLLLAVGEKDAMLAVKRLKEVGYEHSAIVGSAVPKSEFGIFLR from the coding sequence ATGATCTACCACGACAAAAAGCTTACGCAGTTCGTTAGAGCCGCTGGTTGAGCTGCTAAGCTTGACCCGTCGGGTCTAAACAAAACGATTAGTAGTTTAAATTTATCTCATCCAAATCTGCTCTCAAGCACCAATTCTAATGAGGATGCGAGTGTCTTTAAAATTTCAAGTGATCTTGCACTTGTTCAAACGCTTGATTTTATAACGCCTGTGGTAAATGATCCATTTATTTACGGTCAAATCGCTGCTGCAAATAGCCTAAGCGACGTCTTTGCAATGGGTGGCGAGGTGATAAATGCTCTAAATATCGTAGGCTTTGATAGCTGCAACTTGGCACCTGAAATTTTAGGCGAAATTTTACAAGGTGGAGCCGATAAAGTAAAAGAGTGTGGCGGTATAATCGTTGGCGGACATACGATCGAGACACAGCAGATGTATTATGGGCTTAGCGTCACTGGAAGGGTGCATCCTGATAAATTTTGGGCAAATAATACAGCCATAAATGGCAATGTTTTGATACTTACAAAGCCCCTTGGAAGCGGCATTTTAAGCACAGCAATAAAGGCTGATTTATTAAGCATGGAGCAGATAAAAGAGGCTGCAACTATCATGGCACAGCTAAATTTTTATGCATTAAAGGCACTTGATGGTATCAAAGTTTACGGTGCTACTGATGTGACTGGATTTGGCTTTTTAGGGCATTTAAGCGAAATGCTAAATGAAAAGATCAGTTTTGAAATTTATGAAAAAAACGTGCCAATCATTGCAAGCGCAAAGGAATTTGCCGATATGGGTATCATTCCAGAAGGAAGCTATAAAAACCGCGAATTTGCAAAGCATTTTGTAGACAAAGAAGCTGACATTTTACTATTTGACGCACAAACTTCTGGTGGACTTTTGCTTGCAGTTGGTGAAAAGGACGCGATGCTTGCAGTAAAACGCTTAAAAGAAGTAGGCTATGAGCACTCAGCTATCGTTGGCTCTGCGGTGCCAAAGAGCGAGTTTGGTATATTTTTAAGATAA
- the yedF gene encoding sulfurtransferase-like selenium metabolism protein YedF: MTTIDCRNLECPKPVIMTKNALDGLSEGKSLEILVNALAPKENISRFLKNQNINFSLESNGNETKILATKGKNALELTNFDEFVCDITPKNNKVLYLNEERAGSGEVGINLLSKFLGAFLQVEKKPKIIICVNNAVKMTTNRSHPSFKPLKDLEAAGVKILSCGSCLEAYKLVSDLAIGEISNAYEIIDILSTHEQIKL; encoded by the coding sequence ATGACAACAATTGATTGTAGAAATTTAGAATGTCCAAAACCAGTCATAATGACAAAAAATGCACTTGATGGTTTAAGCGAAGGCAAAAGCTTAGAAATTTTGGTAAATGCACTAGCCCCAAAAGAAAATATTTCAAGATTTTTAAAAAATCAAAATATAAACTTTAGCCTAGAAAGCAATGGCAACGAAACTAAAATTTTAGCTACAAAAGGTAAAAATGCGCTTGAGCTTACAAATTTTGATGAGTTTGTCTGCGACATAACACCAAAAAATAATAAAGTACTCTATCTGAATGAAGAGCGCGCGGGAAGTGGCGAAGTAGGAATAAATTTACTATCAAAATTCCTAGGAGCATTTCTTCAAGTTGAGAAAAAACCAAAGATAATAATCTGCGTAAATAACGCTGTAAAGATGACAACAAACCGCTCACACCCAAGCTTTAAGCCGCTTAAAGATCTTGAAGCTGCTGGTGTTAAAATTTTAAGCTGTGGAAGCTGCTTGGAGGCTTATAAGCTAGTAAGTGATCTTGCGATTGGCGAAATTTCAAATGCTTATGAGATCATCGACATACTCTCAACTCACGAGCAAATCAAATTATGA
- a CDS encoding formate dehydrogenase subunit gamma, whose product MTRILTLLFTLSVAAMAIEGPTGVNQFDSTIWAAQRIENIKPYEHSWGPIFTFIQGNDYFAIAALSIILAVIGAFALHFLIIGPKHFSHDGKKVFAFSLIIRIAHGLAAISWIILVPTGIIIMWGAELGGGTFVRFCRYLHDIATVIFAVSVLPMLFTWTKRMLPAIYDIRWMMIVGGYLSKKKRPVPAGKFNAGQKAWYWIAIPGGIVMIITGAIMYFLDFKEPAVASWFGLTQIDLLRYSVIIHNCLGIACAVFFLVHIYMAAIAIHGAIWSMITGYKEEEEVYVLHHYWYQELVRENKIPVSDYEKSYTNLK is encoded by the coding sequence ATGACGAGAATTCTTACTCTACTTTTTACATTGTCTGTTGCGGCAATGGCCATTGAGGGACCAACTGGCGTCAATCAATTTGACAGCACCATTTGGGCAGCACAGAGGATAGAAAATATCAAGCCTTACGAACATAGCTGGGGTCCGATATTTACTTTTATCCAAGGTAATGATTATTTTGCAATAGCAGCACTTTCTATCATTTTGGCTGTTATTGGAGCATTTGCATTACACTTTTTAATCATTGGACCAAAACATTTTAGTCATGATGGTAAAAAGGTATTTGCTTTTTCATTGATCATACGTATAGCTCATGGTTTGGCAGCTATCTCATGGATCATTTTAGTGCCAACTGGTATCATCATTATGTGGGGTGCAGAGCTTGGCGGTGGAACATTTGTGCGTTTCTGTAGATATTTGCACGATATAGCAACTGTGATCTTTGCTGTTTCTGTGCTTCCTATGTTATTTACCTGGACAAAGAGAATGCTTCCGGCAATTTATGATATCAGATGGATGATGATAGTTGGTGGCTATTTATCAAAGAAAAAGAGACCTGTTCCGGCTGGTAAATTTAATGCTGGTCAAAAAGCATGGTACTGGATCGCTATCCCTGGTGGTATCGTTATGATAATTACTGGCGCGATTATGTATTTCTTAGACTTCAAAGAGCCAGCAGTTGCTTCTTGGTTTGGTCTTACACAAATTGATCTTTTAAGATACAGCGTAATTATCCATAACTGTCTTGGCATCGCATGTGCAGTATTTTTCTTAGTTCATATTTATATGGCAGCTATTGCTATTCATGGTGCTATTTGGTCGATGATTACTGGATATAAAGAGGAAGAAGAAGTTTATGTTCTTCATCACTACTGGTATCAAGAGCTCGTTAGAGAGAATAAAATTCCAGTATCTGATTATGAAAAGTCTTATACAAATTTAAAATAA
- a CDS encoding DJ-1/PfpI family protein: MDLFCLIFDDYETLDLMGPVEFLARVPEININYVSFDGGMKRSKQGFLIKTKKLNKMPKESILLLPGGQGTRALVNDSEFILRLKECVLASKFCLSVCTGSALIARTGELNGLKATSNKRSLEWVKSCGLAVKWQERAR; encoded by the coding sequence ATGGATCTTTTTTGCCTTATCTTTGATGACTATGAGACGCTTGATCTAATGGGGCCGGTGGAGTTTTTGGCAAGGGTACCTGAAATTAACATTAATTATGTCTCGTTTGATGGTGGGATGAAAAGAAGCAAGCAAGGCTTTTTGATAAAAACAAAAAAACTTAACAAGATGCCAAAAGAGAGCATTTTGCTACTCCCTGGTGGTCAAGGCACAAGGGCACTTGTAAATGATAGTGAGTTTATTTTGAGACTTAAAGAGTGCGTTTTGGCATCCAAATTTTGCCTAAGCGTATGCACAGGTTCGGCGCTCATCGCTCGCACAGGAGAGCTTAACGGACTAAAAGCTACCTCAAATAAAAGATCGCTTGAGTGGGTAAAAAGTTGCGGCTTAGCAGTAAAGTGGCAAGAGCGCGCTAGGTGA
- the nspC gene encoding carboxynorspermidine decarboxylase, with translation MNEILKSIKTPAYVCEEAKVRKNLELLKYVKEQSGAKILVALKGFAFSGVMDMVGSYLDGATCSGLHEAKFANEYVKGEIHTYSPAFKDEDFDEILKISKHITFNSFAQWQKFKGIALQNGIICGLRVNPEVSLAPTDSYNPCGKFSRLGITRANFKPELLDGISGLHFHALCEESASSLQIVLEAFEEKFGEFIPKMKWINMGGGHHITRADYDVELLINIIRRFREKYGVEVYLEPGEAVGWQTGFLISSVLDIVHNEKDIAILDTSAEAHMPDTVLMPYRPAVRGESENGKFTYRFGGNTCLAGDIVGLEAGDAEYKFDSELKIGDRVIFEDQIHYTIVKNTTFNGIKLPDLLLLKENGEIKMIRELDYEEYRRRN, from the coding sequence ATGAACGAAATTTTAAAAAGTATAAAAACCCCAGCCTACGTCTGCGAAGAGGCAAAAGTACGTAAAAATTTAGAGCTTTTAAAATATGTCAAAGAGCAAAGCGGAGCTAAAATTTTAGTAGCACTTAAGGGCTTTGCATTTAGCGGAGTGATGGACATGGTGGGCTCTTATCTTGACGGTGCGACTTGCAGTGGGCTTCATGAGGCAAAATTTGCAAACGAATACGTAAAAGGCGAGATTCATACTTATAGTCCAGCCTTTAAGGACGAGGATTTTGATGAAATTTTAAAAATTTCAAAGCACATTACATTTAACTCTTTTGCGCAGTGGCAAAAATTCAAGGGTATTGCCCTGCAAAACGGCATCATCTGCGGCTTAAGAGTCAATCCAGAGGTCTCGCTAGCCCCAACTGACAGCTACAATCCATGCGGTAAATTTAGCAGGCTTGGCATTACAAGGGCAAATTTTAAGCCTGAGCTTCTTGATGGCATTAGTGGGCTTCATTTTCACGCACTTTGCGAGGAGAGTGCGAGCAGCTTGCAGATCGTACTGGAGGCATTTGAAGAGAAATTTGGTGAGTTTATACCAAAGATGAAGTGGATAAATATGGGTGGCGGTCACCACATTACGAGGGCTGATTATGACGTGGAGCTGCTTATAAATATCATTAGGCGCTTCCGCGAGAAATATGGCGTTGAGGTCTATCTGGAGCCTGGCGAGGCAGTTGGCTGGCAAACTGGCTTTTTGATAAGTAGCGTGCTTGACATCGTGCATAACGAGAAAGACATCGCTATCCTTGACACATCAGCCGAGGCGCATATGCCTGATACTGTGCTCATGCCGTATCGTCCAGCCGTTAGAGGTGAGAGTGAAAATGGTAAATTTACTTATAGATTTGGCGGTAATACCTGCCTAGCTGGCGATATAGTAGGGCTTGAAGCGGGCGATGCGGAGTATAAATTTGATAGCGAGCTAAAAATCGGCGACCGAGTCATCTTTGAAGATCAAATCCATTATACGATCGTGAAAAACACGACATTTAACGGCATAAAGCTGCCTGATCTACTGCTTTTAAAAGAAAATGGTGAGATAAAGATGATTAGAGAGCTAGACTATGAAGAATATAGGCGTAGAAACTAA
- a CDS encoding MoaD/ThiS family protein, protein MVEIEFLGPIGLESIKVEAKNLGEVKEALSEKEELKKWLNICAVAVNDEIVSDINFALKSGDKISILPPVCGG, encoded by the coding sequence GTGGTAGAGATCGAATTTCTTGGGCCTATCGGACTTGAAAGTATAAAAGTAGAGGCAAAAAATTTAGGTGAAGTAAAAGAGGCTTTAAGCGAGAAAGAAGAGCTTAAAAAATGGCTAAATATCTGTGCGGTTGCCGTAAATGACGAGATCGTAAGCGATATAAATTTCGCTCTTAAATCAGGCGATAAAATTTCTATTTTGCCACCAGTTTGTGGGGGCTAA
- a CDS encoding molybdopterin synthase catalytic subunit, whose product MQIYNGSLDVQSITNEWYERFKDKNCGALITFVGIVREEGGISALSFDIYEPILKKWLDAWEERAKKENAYVLFAHSKGDVAVHTSSYVAGVVSPQRKVALRLINEFVEDFKANAPIWKYDVINGERIYAKERSQAINGAGILA is encoded by the coding sequence ATGCAAATTTATAATGGAAGTTTGGATGTTCAAAGCATCACAAACGAGTGGTATGAACGCTTTAAGGATAAAAACTGCGGTGCGCTCATCACTTTTGTTGGAATCGTAAGAGAAGAAGGTGGCATTTCGGCGCTTAGCTTTGATATCTATGAGCCAATACTTAAAAAATGGCTAGATGCCTGGGAAGAGCGAGCCAAAAAAGAAAATGCCTACGTGCTCTTTGCTCATTCAAAAGGCGACGTGGCAGTACATACGAGCTCATATGTAGCAGGTGTAGTAAGCCCTCAAAGAAAGGTTGCGCTAAGGCTCATAAACGAATTTGTCGAGGACTTTAAGGCCAATGCACCGATCTGGAAATATGACGTCATAAACGGCGAGAGAATTTATGCAAAAGAGCGCAGCCAAGCGATAAATGGTGCTGGAATTTTAGCTTAA
- a CDS encoding molybdate transport repressor: MITKESKKDVFWALAFGLGLFIFSIIGYFYLALGTASLFGIIIGALSAFFCVRKIFQNNFLRIEDDGFIITKGSKSIKFYFKDIDEIAIKSFGDKKKVETLSVKFKKNRLDRDACFGLVQPLGDDLIIIFDKYELSKFTISKELRDRLNNFRA, from the coding sequence ATGATAACAAAAGAGAGTAAAAAAGATGTTTTTTGGGCGCTTGCATTTGGGCTTGGACTTTTTATATTTAGCATCATTGGCTACTTTTATCTAGCTCTTGGCACAGCGTCTCTCTTTGGCATCATCATTGGCGCTCTCTCAGCGTTCTTTTGTGTTAGAAAAATTTTTCAAAACAACTTTTTACGTATTGAAGATGATGGATTTATTATCACAAAAGGCTCAAAAAGTATAAAATTTTACTTTAAAGATATCGACGAAATCGCCATTAAGAGTTTTGGCGATAAGAAAAAAGTCGAAACTTTAAGCGTAAAATTTAAGAAAAACCGTCTTGATAGAGATGCTTGCTTTGGGTTAGTGCAACCACTAGGTGATGATTTGATCATCATTTTTGATAAATACGAACTCTCGAAATTTACCATTTCAAAAGAGCTAAGAGATAGGCTTAATAATTTTAGAGCATAA
- a CDS encoding TonB-dependent receptor domain-containing protein has product MRPILSLAVLSSLLLANEANLDIIKPIREFAPPPVITPNVAQSAFVENQFDRTQRGEYPFVTNLLDNSADMFHISAGMYGKSFYNSSLFKYRGANFYTILNANFTKANSYKDGSGKRWDYGYNRQGQSAILGFVPNDLSELRLTFLRDNIDKDKQPEHEMDAFKTTRKVGKLNIRLGEEDLSNTLNFEFVLKKVERKADNFHLRDANQNVKVDLKRNIFETNLKYDADFASFHNQIGAGFEKDKHDGKRYMKQGNNWVFNGYRFADVRNDKFMLFDTLAYKFNEANEASLALKYEDQKSKLNGLDTKYFAPNPISTTRRLLRQIYGEDVSDKIKKDAFSASLKYKFKPNDKDIYFAKLESLSRLPSNMERFNALYGAGDKGWIANPNLEPERHNRAVLGFKFGSEFYKEYLNSLQNKDAFSFGGHFIADSVKNLIIFDRRHSKAATSLNKNAVISRNVDATLYSVNFNTEYSFARHFGLKSSLYYNYGQNKTDGRPLYQIRPFEANFAFDYKDYASFGSYNLGTALRLVSKQTRGDFSKQNGLGIDKKEAAKGFGLLDLYGGVEFKNKVGIRFGVANLFNKDYAEFISGDHVAALDPVVVHAPGRTFFISFHSSF; this is encoded by the coding sequence ATGAGGCCCATTTTAAGCCTAGCAGTTCTTTCATCACTGCTTCTAGCAAATGAAGCAAATTTAGACATTATAAAGCCTATTAGAGAATTTGCTCCGCCACCAGTCATTACGCCAAACGTTGCACAAAGCGCCTTTGTAGAAAATCAGTTTGACCGCACTCAAAGAGGCGAATACCCATTTGTTACAAATTTACTTGATAACTCAGCTGATATGTTTCATATCTCAGCTGGAATGTATGGCAAAAGCTTTTACAACTCATCGCTTTTTAAATATCGCGGCGCAAATTTTTATACGATTTTAAACGCAAATTTCACCAAAGCAAATAGCTATAAAGATGGCAGTGGCAAAAGATGGGACTATGGCTACAATAGGCAAGGCCAAAGCGCTATCTTAGGTTTCGTACCAAATGATCTTAGCGAGCTTAGGCTTACGTTTTTAAGGGATAATATCGATAAAGACAAGCAGCCAGAGCACGAGATGGACGCTTTTAAAACGACAAGAAAAGTTGGCAAGCTAAATATTAGATTAGGCGAAGAAGATCTTTCAAATACGCTAAATTTTGAATTTGTCCTAAAAAAAGTTGAGCGAAAAGCTGATAATTTTCATCTAAGAGATGCCAATCAAAATGTAAAAGTGGATTTAAAGAGAAATATATTTGAGACAAATCTAAAATATGACGCTGACTTTGCAAGCTTTCACAATCAAATAGGCGCTGGCTTTGAAAAAGATAAACATGACGGCAAAAGATACATGAAACAAGGCAACAACTGGGTCTTTAACGGATACAGATTTGCCGATGTTAGAAATGATAAATTTATGCTCTTTGACACACTTGCTTATAAATTCAATGAGGCAAACGAAGCTTCTCTTGCTTTAAAATATGAAGATCAAAAAAGCAAGCTCAACGGACTTGATACTAAATATTTTGCACCAAATCCAATTAGCACCACTCGCAGGCTACTTCGTCAAATTTACGGTGAAGACGTAAGTGATAAGATCAAAAAAGACGCTTTTAGCGCAAGTTTAAAATATAAATTCAAACCAAACGATAAAGATATCTATTTTGCAAAACTTGAGAGTTTATCTCGTTTGCCAAGCAACATGGAGCGTTTTAACGCACTTTATGGCGCAGGCGATAAAGGCTGGATAGCAAATCCAAATTTAGAGCCAGAAAGACACAATAGAGCAGTTCTTGGCTTTAAATTTGGCAGTGAGTTTTACAAAGAATACCTAAACTCTTTGCAAAACAAAGACGCATTTAGCTTTGGAGGACATTTCATCGCTGATAGCGTTAAAAATTTAATCATTTTTGATAGAAGACACTCAAAAGCTGCCACGTCACTAAACAAAAATGCTGTCATCTCAAGAAACGTTGACGCAACGCTTTATAGTGTAAATTTCAATACAGAATATAGCTTTGCAAGGCACTTTGGCTTAAAAAGCTCACTTTACTACAACTATGGACAAAATAAAACCGATGGCAGGCCACTTTATCAAATAAGGCCTTTTGAGGCAAATTTTGCATTTGACTACAAAGACTATGCAAGTTTTGGTAGCTACAACCTAGGCACTGCACTAAGACTAGTTTCAAAGCAAACTAGAGGTGATTTTAGCAAGCAAAATGGCTTAGGCATCGATAAAAAAGAGGCGGCAAAAGGATTTGGCTTGCTCGATCTTTATGGTGGCGTAGAGTTTAAAAACAAAGTTGGCATAAGATTTGGCGTAGCAAATTTATTTAATAAAGATTATGCGGAATTTATCAGCGGTGATCACGTAGCAGCACTTGATCCAGTAGTCGTTCATGCCCCTGGCAGGACATTTTTCATTAGCTTTCACAGCAGTTTTTAA
- a CDS encoding ABC transporter substrate-binding protein, translated as MLNRRKFLGLSAALGVSAFAPNLFAKESFTMWGAPAIPSVIMAVAALQGELNKTYDVSLNIWKTPDQLRAGVASGDIKVTMSPSNVAANLRNQGLDFAMLNLLTLGVMNAMVKDEKIKNLEDFVGKKLIMPFRGDMPDLVLRALCKKRGIDVNKIDITYTATPPEALLLFLQKDFDILIVPQPLGEATILRGKKAGVSVHYSVDFPKIWGESFGTKPIIPMAGIIVERGFYEKNLNLFDTLHSDLKNALSWILENKQSAAKIGSSYLPAPEVALANAFDKANLTVTKANELQNEIMAFFEEIYQFNPKFLGGKMPDKGLFL; from the coding sequence ATGTTAAATAGAAGAAAATTTTTAGGACTTAGCGCAGCTTTAGGCGTTAGTGCATTTGCACCAAATTTATTTGCAAAAGAGAGCTTTACTATGTGGGGTGCACCAGCGATCCCAAGCGTTATCATGGCGGTTGCTGCGCTGCAAGGCGAGTTAAACAAAACTTATGATGTAAGTCTAAATATATGGAAAACACCAGATCAGCTGCGTGCAGGCGTAGCTAGCGGGGATATCAAAGTCACGATGTCACCATCAAATGTCGCTGCAAATTTAAGAAACCAAGGGCTTGATTTTGCGATGTTAAATTTACTGACACTTGGCGTTATGAACGCTATGGTTAAGGATGAAAAGATCAAAAATTTAGAGGATTTTGTAGGCAAAAAGCTCATCATGCCATTTCGAGGCGACATGCCTGATCTTGTTCTAAGAGCGCTTTGCAAGAAGCGAGGCATAGACGTTAATAAGATAGACATCACCTATACAGCAACGCCACCCGAAGCTCTGCTTTTATTTTTACAAAAAGATTTTGACATTTTAATAGTCCCACAACCTCTTGGTGAAGCGACTATTTTGCGTGGTAAAAAAGCAGGTGTTAGCGTGCATTACTCAGTTGATTTTCCAAAAATTTGGGGCGAGAGCTTTGGTACAAAACCGATAATCCCAATGGCTGGCATTATCGTAGAAAGAGGCTTTTACGAGAAAAACTTAAATCTATTTGACACGCTTCATAGCGATCTTAAAAATGCACTTTCATGGATACTTGAAAACAAGCAAAGTGCAGCAAAGATAGGCTCAAGCTACCTGCCAGCTCCAGAAGTAGCACTTGCAAATGCTTTTGATAAGGCAAATTTAACGGTTACAAAAGCAAATGAACTGCAAAATGAGATCATGGCATTTTTTGAAGAAATTTATCAGTTTAATCCAAAATTTCTAGGCGGCAAGATGCCAGATAAAGGTCTATTTTTATGA
- a CDS encoding ABC transporter permease, whose translation MILIDGIKKDRSSFLKIIDYFWGGFSGFAVVFLILAIWQVGSEFSSPLLLPPPKDVFLKACEILKDYKNSEINITLCRSLIGVCSATFFGIFLGLIAGSFKSFAALLKPVITLLLSMPPIIWIVLAIFWFGFGNFSTVFTIFITVLPLTFASSAVAMSSVDEELKEMFDAYNLGILKKIRHLYIPHLTSYIISSISVAVAMGVKIVIMAELLGANNGMGAKIANARAMLETTEVMAYVLLSITLIMLFEYLIIEPLKIALMPWRR comes from the coding sequence ATGATACTAATTGATGGCATTAAAAAAGATCGCTCAAGCTTTTTAAAAATAATTGACTATTTTTGGGGCGGATTTAGCGGATTTGCCGTAGTTTTTTTGATCTTAGCCATTTGGCAAGTGGGAAGCGAGTTTAGCTCCCCACTCTTGCTTCCACCACCAAAAGATGTATTTTTAAAAGCCTGTGAAATTTTAAAAGATTATAAAAACAGCGAGATAAACATAACGCTTTGCAGATCACTGATCGGAGTTTGCTCGGCAACATTTTTTGGTATATTTTTAGGGCTAATAGCAGGTAGTTTTAAAAGTTTTGCAGCCCTTTTAAAGCCTGTTATTACCTTGCTTTTGTCGATGCCACCAATTATTTGGATAGTGCTTGCTATTTTTTGGTTTGGATTTGGAAATTTTAGCACCGTTTTTACTATCTTTATAACCGTTTTACCGCTTACTTTTGCAAGCTCAGCAGTTGCTATGAGTAGTGTAGATGAGGAGCTAAAAGAGATGTTTGACGCTTATAATCTAGGAATTTTAAAAAAGATAAGACACCTTTACATCCCGCATCTTACGAGCTACATAATAAGCTCTATTAGCGTAGCTGTCGCAATGGGTGTAAAGATAGTCATAATGGCTGAGCTACTAGGTGCAAATAACGGCATGGGAGCAAAGATAGCAAATGCAAGGGCAATGCTTGAAACAACCGAGGTAATGGCGTATGTTCTTTTAAGCATCACTCTTATCATGCTTTTTGAATACCTCATCATCGAGCCATTAAAAATAGCTTTGATGCCTTGGAGAAGATGA
- a CDS encoding ABC transporter ATP-binding protein — protein MLELKNVEYEILRDKVVRNFSLNVKGGEVVTLFGPSGCGKTTILRLISGLNEPRKGKIFNSFKKTTYFFQENRLLTWKNALENVLLVMDKPDINAVLELFKKVGLSQKDTLKYPSELSGGMRQRVAFVRAVVTKPDLLLMDEPFSGLDYDMKEILIEIIGQRVSEGMSVVLVTHDRMEAVKMSNRIYFLSSKGAVIQRELEIDKDFKERDFTFISKIIDENFKGQIYYD, from the coding sequence ATGCTTGAGCTTAAAAATGTAGAGTATGAAATTTTAAGAGATAAGGTCGTAAGGAATTTTAGTCTAAATGTAAAAGGTGGCGAGGTAGTGACGCTTTTTGGGCCATCAGGATGTGGCAAAACAACGATACTTCGGCTTATTAGCGGACTAAATGAGCCTAGAAAAGGAAAAATTTTTAATAGCTTTAAAAAGACTACATATTTTTTCCAAGAAAATCGCCTGCTTACATGGAAAAATGCTCTTGAAAATGTGCTTTTAGTTATGGATAAACCAGACATTAACGCTGTTTTAGAGCTTTTTAAAAAGGTTGGACTAAGTCAAAAGGACACTTTAAAATACCCAAGCGAGCTAAGTGGCGGCATGAGACAAAGGGTAGCTTTCGTAAGAGCGGTCGTAACAAAGCCTGATCTACTTTTAATGGATGAGCCTTTTTCTGGGCTTGATTATGATATGAAAGAAATTTTAATTGAAATTATTGGCCAAAGAGTAAGTGAAGGTATGAGCGTAGTTCTCGTCACACACGATAGAATGGAAGCTGTCAAGATGTCAAATAGAATTTATTTCCTATCAAGTAAAGGCGCTGTCATACAAAGAGAACTTGAAATAGACAAAGATTTCAAAGAGCGCGATTTTACGTTTATTAGCAAGATAATAGATGAAAATTTCAAAGGGCAAATTTATTATGATTAA